From Micromonospora carbonacea:
ATCCCGCAGCCGTCCTGCGACACCTTCAAGCACGGCGGGCAGTACGGCTACCTCGACCTGTTCGTCAAGGACACCGGCGCCCCCGCCAAGCAGTGGAAGTACACCAACGCCCCGGACGCCGACGCCCGCGCCGTGCAGGCCGCGTACTGGGCGCTGACCTGGGCCAAGGCGCAGGGCAAGCAGGCCGACGTCGCCGCCACCGTGGCCAAGGCCGCCAAGATGGGCGACTACCTGCGGTACGCGATGTACGACAAGTACTTCAAGAAGATCGGCAACTGCGTCGGGGCCAGCACCTGCCCCGCCGGCAGCGGCAAGGACTCGGCGCACTACCTGCTGTCCTGGTACTACGCCTGGGGCGGCGCGTACGACACCAGCCAGAACTGGTCGTGGCGGATCGGCTCCAGCCACAGCCACTTCGGCTACCAGAACCCGTTCGCGGCCTGGGCGATGACCAACGTCAACGAGCTGAAGCCGAAGTCCCCGACCGCGGTCGGCGACTGGCAGAAGAGCCTCGACCGGCAGCTGGAGTTCTACACCTGGCTCCAGTCCGCCGAGGGCGGCATCGCCGGTGGCGCCACCAACAGCTGGGACGGCAACTACGGCACCCCGCCGGCCGGCACCGCCACCTTCTACGGCATGTTCTACGACGTCGACCCGGTCTACAACGACCCGCCGTCGAACCAGTGGTTCGGCATGCAGGTCTGGTCGATGCAGCGCATCGCCGAGCTGTACCTGGAGACCGGCAACACCAAGGCCAAGGCGCTGCTCGACAAGTGGGTGCCGTGGGCGATCGCGAACACCACGCTGGGCACCAACTGGTCGGTCCCGTCCGAGCTGAAGTGGACGGGCCAGCCCGCCAACTGGAACCCGAGCAGCCCGGCGGCCAACACCAACCTGCACGTCGAGGTCTCCTCCACGGGCCAGGACGTCGGCGTCACCGGCTCCCTCGCCCGGACCCTGATCGCGTACGCGGCCAAGTCCGGCAACACGGCGGCCAAGACCACCGGTAAGGGCCTGCTCGACGCCCTGTCCGCGTCCGCCGACAGCAAGGGTGTCTCGACGACGGAGAAGCGCGGCGACTACAAGCGCTTCGACGACGTCTACAACGCCGCCGACGGCCAGGGCCTCTACGTGCCCCCGGGCTGGACCGGGAAGATGCCCAACGGCGACGCCATCGCCGCCGGCAAGAGCTTCCTGGACATCCGGTCGTTCTACAAGAACGACCCGGACTGGCCGAAGGTGCAGGCGTACCTCGACGGCGGCCCCGAGCCGACGTTCAACTACCACCGGTTCTGGGCCCAGTCCGACATCGCCATGGCGTACGCGGACTACGGGATGCTCTTCCCGAACGGGTGACCCGACCCCTCCGGGTGGGCGGCGCGGCCCGCCCACCCGGAGCCCGACCGGGCCCGGGGGAACTATGAGCCCGGTCGGCGGACGGCCTGACTCCCACGGTCAGGCCGGGGCGGGCCGGCCGTCCGGTCAACGCAGCGGACCGGCCGGCCCGCCCCACCGCCCGAAGCTGAACTTGCCGCGAAAAAGCCCCGGAAAAAGTGACCGTCCAGGGATCACGTGACGGTCGCCGACGGAGTAACGTACGTCACCGGAGAGGCCGCTCCCCCCGTGGCGGCCTCTCCCTTTTCGTTCCCACGCCCGGTTCCGTCCCCGGATTCGTCCCGGGTTCCGTCCCGGGTTCCGGCGCGGCGCCGGAGCCGGGCACGGTCACCGGGTGCCGCAGCCCCGGATGCCCGGCCGGCAGCGACCGGCGGATCACCAGCCAGCTCACCGCCAGCGCGGACGCCACCAGCGGCCAGGTCAGCGCCACCCGCGCCACCACCAGCGCCACGACCTGCCCGCCCAGGTAGAGCGGCACGAACACCGCCACCCGCACCGCGTACGTCGCCGCCCACACCCAGCTGCCCCGCCCGTACGCCCGCAGCAGCGCCGGGTCGCGCCGCCACCGGCCCCGCTGCCGCAGCGCCACCCCCACGAGGACGCCCAGCAGCGGCCAGCGGATCACGATGCTCACCACCCAGGCGAGCGCGCTGGCCACGTTCGACAGCACCTGGACGAGGAAGAAGTCGGTGGCCCGCCCGGTGCGCAACGCGATCAACGCGGCCACGCAGACCGCGAGCAGCCCGATCAGCACCGACCGCGGCCGGTCCCCCCGGCGCAGCCGCCAGGCCGCCACCGCCGTGCCGACCAGCACGGCGGCGGCCACCCCGCCGACCAACGAACGGCCGGTGGCCAGCCAGCCGAGCGCGAACGCCACCGGCGGCGCGGTGGCGTCCACCGCCCCGCGCCGCCCGCCGAGCAGGTCGGCGAGGGACTCGGGCCGGTCTTGCGGCGGCGACGGAACGGGGTGCGAAGGGCCTCCGGGCCCGGGTGCGGCGGTCACCGGCAACCTCCTGTACGTCCACCCCAAACTAACCGTAGGGCCCCGGCGGGCCACCGGGTGCCGCTACGGCGGGTGCCGCTACGGTGTGCGGGTGCGCGCGACGGCGAGGGGTTGGACGGCGGTCTGGTTGGTCGTGCTGGCCCTGGCCCAGACAGCCGCCTTCCTCGTGGTGTGGCGCGCCGCCCTGCACACCGAGCTCGGCCAGTGGCTCGACACGGTCGCCCTCACCGGCAACCGGATCGGCCAGGACCACATCGCCGAGCCGGTGAACCGCATCCTCAACACCATGTCGGCGCTGTCGCTGCTGGCCGCGACGGCGGTGATCGGCTTCATCGCGCTCATCCGGCGGCGGGTCGCCCTGGCCATCACGGCGACCCTGCTCATCGCCGGGGCGAACGTGACCACCCAACTGCTCAAGCACTTCCTGGTCCGGCCCGACGTCGGCATCGACCCCGAGCGGGCCGCCGCCGGCAACAGCCTGCCCAGCGGGCACACCACCGTGGCCGCGTCGGTGGCCCTCGCGCTGATCCTGGTCCTCCCGACCACGGTCCGGGTGCTCGGCGCGTACCTCGGCACCGCGTACGCGGCCGTGGCCGGCGTGGCCACGCTCTCCGCGGGCTGGCACCGCCCCAGCGACGCCGTCGCGGCGTTCCTCGTCGTCGGCGTCTGGGCGGCGCTGGCCGGGCTGCTGCTCCTGGTCACCCAGCGGGAACAGGCCCAGGTGGAGCCCGCCGACGCGCACCGGGTCGCCGCCGTCGTGCTGGGGCTGGGCGGGGCGATCGCCGTGGTCGCCTCGGCGCTGGCCCTGTCCTGGCTGGTCGACCTGCCCCAGCTCGACCCGGACGAGATGGGCCGGCGGTCGCTGTTCGTCGCCTACGCCGGCAGCGCCGCCGGCATCGCCGGGACGATGGCCGTGGTGGCGGCGCTGCTGCTCGCCGTCGTGCACCGCCTGGTGCCCCGCGTCAAGGGCTGACGGCGGGGGAGGGGACCGGTGCGGACGACCCACGACGCGGCGCGGGCGGCGTTCCGCGACGAGTGCACGGCGCTGGCCGACGTCCTGCGCGGCCTCGCCCCCGCCGACCTGGACCGGCCCACCGGCTGCCCGCCCTGGGCGGTGCGCGACCTGGTCGCCCACGTGCACACCGGCGCCGGCCGGCTCGCCGGCATGCTCGCCGCTCCGGCCCCGCCCCGGGCCGAGGTGGACGCCGCCGGCTACTTCGGCGCGGCCAAGTTCACCCCGCAGGTCGACCGGGACCGGGTCGACAGCGCCCGCCGACAGGCCCGCGGGACGACCGGCCCGGCGGCGGTCGCCGCCGCGTTCGACCGGGACTGGCGCGCGGCCGACGCGGCGGTGGCCCGCCAGCCCGCCGACCGGGTGGTCCGCACCCGGCACGGCGACCCGATGGCCCTGACGGAGTTCCTGGTGACCCGGGTGGTCGAGGTCGGCGTGCACGGCCTGGACCTGGCCGCCGCCCTGGGCCGCGAGCCGTGGCTGACCCCGACCGCGGCCCGGGTCGTCACGGCGCTGCTGACCGGCGGCCGGGCCGTGCCGCCCGGCCTGGGCTGGGACCGGCTGACGACGGTCCGCAAGGCCACCGGCCGGGACCCGCTGACCGACGGCGAGCGGGCCGCGCTCAGCGCCGCCGGGCTGCGCCTGCTCGCCTTCGGCGGCTGACCGTCACGGGGCCGGCAGGGCCGTCACGGGCCGGCTGACCCGTCGCCGGGCCGGCAGGGCCGACAGGGCCGCGCGCCTGCCCCCGGGAACCCGGCCGGGAGTCAGAACGGCGGCGCGGGCTGCTCCGGCGGGCGGCCCCAGGCCCGCCGGGCGTCGGCCACCGCCACCGCCAGCAGCGCCGCGGCCACCGCGCCGGCCGACACCAGCGTCGCCAGGTGCAGCAGGACCGGCACGGCCGCCAGCAGTGCCAGCGCCGCGATCCACCGCGACGGCGACACCCGGCCGAAGACCTCGTACTCGAAGCGGGCCCGACCGGCCAGGAAGAGCACCGGACCGCCCACCACCATGGCGATCCAGGCCGCCGCCGGATGGCCGGACGGGTGCTCGATGGTCAGCTCGTAGCCGAGCGCCATGGCGGTCAGGCCGATCACCATCACCAGGTGGGTGTCGGCGGCGGAGCGGCCGATGAGCGCCGGCTGGACCGCCCGCGCCACCGCCTCGGGCAGGACCTGCCCGGCCCGTTGGAAGTAGATCCGCCACACCAGCACCGAGACCACGATGGTCGTGCCGAAGGCGGCCGTGCGCGCCAGACCCGAGGGGTCACCGCTGTACGCCAGCCCGGCCACCAGGACCGTCTCGCCCAACGCGACCAGGAAGAACTGCTGGTAGCGCTCGGCGAGGTGCTCGCCGATCACCTGCCACCGGTTGAGCACGGAACGGCCGAGCCCCGGCACCGGCCAGCCGAACCGCGAGGCGAGGTACTCGCCGGCCAGCGCCGCCGCCCACAGCACGACCCGGGGGGTCGTGGGCAGGAAGGCGCCGGCCAGCCAGAACACCCCGAGGAACAGGTAGGTGATCAACATGCGCAGCTTCAGCGGCCGGTACTCGTGCCGACCGAGCGCCACCAGCAGCAGCAACGGCCGGCTCACCTGCGCCACCACGTACGCGGCGGCGAACGCCAACCCGCTCACCGTGAACGCGCGGGGGATCGCCACCCCCATCACCATGCTCGCCACCAGCGCCGTCACCACCACCGCCTGCAACCCGAAGTGGTACGGGTCGTACCGGCTGGTGGTCCACGCGGTGCCCTGCCACACCGACCAGAGCGCCAGCAGGAGCAGCAGGGTCTTCCCCGTGCCGGTGAACGGCGACCAGCCGCCCGTGCCGCCCGCCTCCACCGCCAGGTCCTCGAACGCCCGCGCCGACACCCGGGTCAGCGCGAAGACGTACACCAGGTCGAAGAACAGCTCCAGGAACGTGGCCCGGGTCGTTCCCGCGCTCGCCAGTTGCAGGCCGCTCACCCAGCCCGGCGCCGACGCGCGCCGCCACCACCGGCGGGGCCGCTGCGCCCCGGCGGCCATGCTCAGCGGGTCCCGTCGTCGTTCCGCTCCACCTGGCAGTCGTAGCACCCCGGCCCGCCGCCCCGACCCGGTTCCGTCGCATCCGCCATGATCCGCCGCCCTTGCCGGGACCGCGGTCAGCGGGCAGGATCGACCGGTGACGAACCGATGGGGCATGACCGTGCCGCTGGGCGGCCTCCCGCTCGCCGACCACGCCGCCGCCTACGCCGCCCTGCGCCGGGCCGGCTTCACCGACGTGTGGTCGTCCGAGGTCAACGGCGCCGACGCGTTCACCCCGCTGGCGCTGGCCGCCGCCTGGCAGCCGGGGCTGCGCCTCGGCACCGCCATCGCCCCCGCCTTCACCCGGGGCCCCGGGCTGCTCGCGATGAGCGCCGCCGCGCTGGCCGAGGCGGCCCCCGGCCGCTTCGCCCTCGGCATCGGCGCGTCCTCCCCCGTGGTGGTGGGCGACTGGAACGCCGTCGCCTTCGACGAGCCGTTCAAGCGCACCCGGGACGTGCTGCGCTTCCTGCGCGCCGCGCTGGCCGGGCAGACCGTCGACGGCGCGTACGACACCTTCGCCGTGCGCCGGTTCACCCTGGAACGGCCGCCGGCCGTGCCCCCACCCCTGCTGCTGGCCGCCCTGCGCCCGGGCATGCTGCGGCTGGCCGCCGCCGAGGCCGACGGGGTGATCCTCAACTGGCTGGCCGCCGACGACGTGCCCACCGCCGTCGCCGAGCTGGGCGGGCGACCCGACGGGTTCGAGGTGGTCGCCCGCATCTTCGTCTGCCCCACCTCCGACGCCGGCCACGCCCGCGCCCTCGGCCGCCGGCTCATCACCACCTACCTGACCGTGCCCGCGTACGCGGCGTTCCACCGCTGGCTGGGCCGGGCGGAGATCCTCGACCCGGTGTGGCGGGCCTGGGCGGCCGGGGACCGGCGGGGCGCGGCCGCCGCCGTGCCCGACGAGGTCGTCGACGCGCTCGTGCTGCACGGCTCCCCCGAGCAGTGCCGCGACCAGGTGCGCCGCTACGCCGACGCCGGAGTGGACGTACCCGTGCTGGCCCTGCTGCCCACGCCCGAGCTGGCCGCCGGCGGCCCGGCGGCCCTGACCGACCTGATCGCCCGGCTCGGGCCCGCCGGGGGAGAGGGCCCGGCGTGAACCTCACCGACCGGGTGGCCGTGATCACCGGCGGCGCCGGCGGCATCGGCGCGGCCCTCGCGCACCGGTTCGCCGCCGAGGGCGCGGCGGCCGTCGTCGTGGCCGACCTCGACGTCGACGCCGCCCGCGCCGTCGCCGGGGCCGTCGGCCCGGTGGCCCACGCCGCCGGCCTCGACGTCACCGCCGAGGACCAGGTCCGCGCGCTGGTGGCCGACACCGAGCGACGGTACGGCCGCATCGACCTGTTCTGCGCCAACGCCGGGATCGCCACGGCCGCGGGGCTGGACGCCGCCGACGCCGACTGGGACCGGGCCTGGCGGGTCAACGTGCTCGCCCACGTCCACTCCACGCGGGCGGTGCTGCCCGGGATGCTGGCCCGGGGCCAGGGCTACCTGCTGCACACCTGCTCGGCCGCCGGGCTGCTCACCGCCGTCGGCGACGCCCCGTACAGCGCGACCAAGCACGCGGCGGTGGGCCTGGCCGAGTGGCTCGCCGTCACCTACCGCGACCAGGGCATCCGGGTCAGCGCGCTCTGTCCGCAGGGGGTGGACACGCCGATGCTCGCCGAAGGGCTGGCCACCGGGCACCTCGGGGCGCGGGTGATCGCCGCCTCCGGCGCGGTGCTGCACCCCGACCGGGTGGCCGACGCGGTGATCGCCGGCCTGGCCGAGGAGCGGTTCCTGATCCTGCCCCACCCCGAGGTCGCGCAGCACGCCCTCCGCCGCGCCGAGGACCCGGACGGCTGGCAGGCCGGCCTCCGCAAACTGGTCCGCCGCCTCCGCGCCTGACCTGAGGACCGCCGCGGCTCGGCGTGCCGCCGTGTCTCCGCGTGCGTCCGTGTCTCCGCGTCTTCGCCTGTCTCCGCGTGCCGCCGCATCTCCGCGTGCCGCCGCGTCTTCGCCTGGCTCCGCGTCTTCGCCGTGGCCCGCAGTGCCCGGTCTTGATCGCGCTCGATCCGGGATCGAGTGGCCTCCACACGACGCCGATGCCACTCGATCCGTGCAGCAGCGCGATCCTGTCGCGGGCGGGGCGGGCCGGCTCCGCGCGGGTTCGGTGCCCGGGCCCGGCCCGCACCGCCCGTCGTTGTCCCTCTGCCTCCGCGATCTTGCACTTGCGGCCCGGGCGTTACGGGGCGAAATGGACTTTCCGGGGGCCGCAAGTGCAAGATCGCCGGTGCGTGGTGCGTGGTGCGTGGTGCGTGGTGCGTGGTGCGTGGTGCGTGGTGCGTGGTGCGTGGTGCGTGGTGCGTGGTGCGTGGTGCGTGGTGCGTGGTGCGTGGGTGGGTCAGGGACGCCAGCGTAGGGGGCCCGGGTGGACCGACCAGAGCAGTCGGCGCCACCAGGGGCGGGCGGCGCGCAGGGCGGTGACGTACTCGCCGGCCAGGGCGGCGGCCCGGTCCGCCTGCTCGGCGGCGGCAGCGCCCGGCGCGAAGGCGAGCTGGTTGAGCAGCCCGGCCAGCTCCGCCAGGTCGGGCGGCACGGCACCGGCGGCGGGGTCGGCGGCACCGGCGGTGGTCTGAGCCGTGCGCGTGACGGCCCCGGCGGTGCCGTCGACCCCGGCTTCGCGGTCGGCCCCGGCGGTGCGGGTGGCCCCGGCGGTGCGGGTGGCGCGGGCGTCGGCCAGGGCGGCGCGGGCCTGCTCCGCGACCTCCGTGGCGGCGAGGTCCCCGCCCACCGGCCGGCCCGCCAGCCGCAGCGCGTCGGTGACCTCCCGCCAGGCGCCGGCGATCCGCTGGCCGGGGCCGCCCGTGGACAGCCGGGCCCGCGACCGCGCCCGGCGCAGCCCGGCCAGCGCCACCAGCACCGCCCCCACCAGCAGCAGCAGGCCACCCGCGCCGCCACCGACCAGCACCGGCGTCGACAACCCACCCGAGTCGACCGGGCGCGCCGGCCCCGCCTGCGGCGGCGGCGTCTGCGTCGGCTCCACGGTCGGTTCGGGCACCTCCGACGGCGGCGGGTCCTCCGGCGCCGGCCGGAAGTCCTCCTCCACCGGACGCGGCTCGTCGTCCGGCCGGGGCAGCGGGTCGAACGCCACCCACCCGAGCCCGGAGAAGAGCACCTCCGGCCAGGCGAACGCGTCGGCCGCCCGCACCGGCCCGGTGCCGCTGGAGGAGAAGCCCACCACCACCCGGGTCGGCAACCCCGACAGCCGGCCCAGCACCGCGAACGCCGCCGCGAACTGCTCCGACGTGCCGCGCTGCCCGCCGCCGTTGCGTGGGCCGAAGAGAAAGAAGCCGAGATTCGGGTACGCGTGCCCGCTCGGCGCGTCCGCCACCACCCGGTAGTGCTCGGCGAGGAACTGCTCGATCGCCGCCGCCCGCGCGTACGGGGCCCCGTTGTCCTCGGCGAGCTGGGCGGCGAGCCGGCGCATCGGGTCGGGCACCCCGTCGGCCACCCGCAGTACCCGGGCCACCTCCTCCCCGGCGGGCACGTCCGCCGTGGCGAGCAGGTTGTTGTCGGGCCGCTCCGCCGCCGACGTGACCGTGTACCGCAGCCCCGGCGTCAGCCCCTCCGGCCGGATCAGCGTCCCCGTCAGCGGGTCGTACGCCACCCGGGCCCCGCCGACCTCACGGGGGGTGGCCACGGCCGGCAGCAACCGACCGCTGAGGTCCGCCACGGTGATCTCCTGCCGGACCGTCTCCACCGTCGCCCCCGGCGCGGGCTGCGCCGCCGGCAGGATCCGGCCGGCGTTGCGGTAGGTCGCCCCGACCCGCCAGGTCACCCCGTCGTAGTCGCTGAGCACCGCGAGTCGGATCCGCACCGACCGGCTGCCGGCAGCGTTCCCGGCGTCGCCGGGCGGCCCGGCGGGGGAGCCGGCCGGACCCGGTGCCCCCGTCGGCGCGTCGGGGCGCTCGGTGGCCACGTCCAGCAGCTTCTGCTGCGGATTCAACGCCCAGCCGGAGATCCGGATCAGCGGGTTCTCGTCCAGCGACTCCACCTGCGGCGGCTCCACGTACCGGCGGGGGTCCACCGGGCGCTCGTCGACCCGGCCCGCCACCACCGGCCCGACCGCGGCCGCCAGCCCCACCACCACGACGAGGCCGGCGGTCGCGGTGGCGGCGAGGCGGGCCCGGACGGCCGCCCGCACCCCGGGCGGCAAGCCGGCCGTGGGGCCCGGACCGGCCGGGCCCGGTCGCCCGGACGGCACCGCCAGCCCCAGCGCGGCGACCGCCGCGAACGCCACCGTGGGCCACACCGCCGGGTCCGCGTTCGGCCCCACCACGTACACCGCCCCGGCGTAGAGCAGCGCTGGCGGAAGGTAGCCCAGCAGCACCCGGCCCGCCCGCAGCGCCACCTCCGCCGCGGCCAGCCCGGCCAGCCACGCCGCGACCAGCGGCACCAGCACCGTGTCCGGCGTCGGCTCGACCGGGATCATCGCGGTCAGCAGCCGGGGGATGCCGTTGCGGGCCGCGTCCGCCGCCACCTCGGCCAGCGAGCCCGGCAGCCCCGCCGCGTCGGCCGACACCCGCAGCGACCACGCCGTGAAACCGGCCAGGCCGGCCACCGACAGCGGGGCGACCAGCCAGGACGGCAGCCGCCGGGCGGCCACGCTGACCAGCACCGAACCGACCGCGGCGCCGACCACCAGCCGGGTCAGCAGCCCGCCCGCGTACACCCGGCCGAGCGCCACCCCGGTCAGCGCGACCAGCGCGACCAGCGCCAGCGGCAGCGGCGCGGCCCGCAGCGCCCGCCACACCCTCACCACCGGCGGACCCCGTCCCACTCGGCCGCGAACGCCGCCCCGTCGGCGGCGTCGACGACCACGATCCCCGTCGCGCCGGGCGGCGCCGGCTCCGTCGCCCCGAACACCCCCACCACCACCGACGGGTACGCCCCGCGCAGCGCGCCGAGGTGCCCCAGCTCGCCCCGGCCACCCGGCCCGGTCAGGAAGACCAACGTGTCGCCGAGCCGGTCCCGGCGCAGCCGGGTCGCCGCCGCCCGCAACGCCGCGGTGGCGTCCCCGGTGTCCAGCCGGGCGGCGGCGAGCCGGTCCAGCGGCCCGATCCCCGCACCGGCGGCCTCCCCCGCCGGCCCCTCAGGCGCGACAAGCAGCAGCGACACCGGCAGGTCGGCGCGCAGCGCCGCCGCGACCACCGACGCCGCCGCCTCGCACGCCGCCTCGAACGACTCCGGATCCCGGCCCGGGTGGGCGCTCGCCCGGTTGTCCAGCAGCACCACGATCCGGGGCAGGCTGGTGTCGACGTTCTCCCGCACCATCAGCTCGCCCACCCGGGCGCTGGTGCGCCAGTGCACCCGGCGCAGCTCGTCACCCACCACGTACTCCCGCAGCGAGTCGAAGGTGATCGAGCCCTGCGGCACCCCGTCCACCCGGCCGTCGAGGCTGCGCCCCACCCCCGTCGGCACCGCCGTCAGCGGGTGGATCCGCGGATGCACCCACACCGGCACCACCGACGAGTACGACCGCGCCAACGCCACCAGCCCCAACGGGTCGCGCCGGGTCACCCGCAGCGGACCGACCGGCACCACCCCCCGACGGTCCGTCGGCACGTCGTAGTCGACCGTGGTGTCCCGCCCCGGCCGCAGCCGCAGCACCGGCACCGGCACCGTCCGGTCGCCGCACCGGTCCTCCGCCAGCAGGTTGGCCGCCCGCAGCCGCCCCGTGTTGCGCACCGTCAGCACCATCCGCGCCGGATCGCCCCGCGACACCCGGTCCGGGTCCGCCCGCCGGGTCACCTCCA
This genomic window contains:
- a CDS encoding DUF3159 domain-containing protein, giving the protein MLGGRRGAVDATAPPVAFALGWLATGRSLVGGVAAAVLVGTAVAAWRLRRGDRPRSVLIGLLAVCVAALIALRTGRATDFFLVQVLSNVASALAWVVSIVIRWPLLGVLVGVALRQRGRWRRDPALLRAYGRGSWVWAATYAVRVAVFVPLYLGGQVVALVVARVALTWPLVASALAVSWLVIRRSLPAGHPGLRHPVTVPGSGAAPEPGTEPGTNPGTEPGVGTKRERPPRGERPLR
- a CDS encoding phosphatase PAP2 family protein, whose protein sequence is MRVRATARGWTAVWLVVLALAQTAAFLVVWRAALHTELGQWLDTVALTGNRIGQDHIAEPVNRILNTMSALSLLAATAVIGFIALIRRRVALAITATLLIAGANVTTQLLKHFLVRPDVGIDPERAAAGNSLPSGHTTVAASVALALILVLPTTVRVLGAYLGTAYAAVAGVATLSAGWHRPSDAVAAFLVVGVWAALAGLLLLVTQREQAQVEPADAHRVAAVVLGLGGAIAVVASALALSWLVDLPQLDPDEMGRRSLFVAYAGSAAGIAGTMAVVAALLLAVVHRLVPRVKG
- a CDS encoding maleylpyruvate isomerase N-terminal domain-containing protein — translated: MRTTHDAARAAFRDECTALADVLRGLAPADLDRPTGCPPWAVRDLVAHVHTGAGRLAGMLAAPAPPRAEVDAAGYFGAAKFTPQVDRDRVDSARRQARGTTGPAAVAAAFDRDWRAADAAVARQPADRVVRTRHGDPMALTEFLVTRVVEVGVHGLDLAAALGREPWLTPTAARVVTALLTGGRAVPPGLGWDRLTTVRKATGRDPLTDGERAALSAAGLRLLAFGG
- a CDS encoding low temperature requirement protein A encodes the protein MAAGAQRPRRWWRRASAPGWVSGLQLASAGTTRATFLELFFDLVYVFALTRVSARAFEDLAVEAGGTGGWSPFTGTGKTLLLLLALWSVWQGTAWTTSRYDPYHFGLQAVVVTALVASMVMGVAIPRAFTVSGLAFAAAYVVAQVSRPLLLLVALGRHEYRPLKLRMLITYLFLGVFWLAGAFLPTTPRVVLWAAALAGEYLASRFGWPVPGLGRSVLNRWQVIGEHLAERYQQFFLVALGETVLVAGLAYSGDPSGLARTAAFGTTIVVSVLVWRIYFQRAGQVLPEAVARAVQPALIGRSAADTHLVMVIGLTAMALGYELTIEHPSGHPAAAWIAMVVGGPVLFLAGRARFEYEVFGRVSPSRWIAALALLAAVPVLLHLATLVSAGAVAAALLAVAVADARRAWGRPPEQPAPPF
- a CDS encoding LLM class F420-dependent oxidoreductase, translated to MTVPLGGLPLADHAAAYAALRRAGFTDVWSSEVNGADAFTPLALAAAWQPGLRLGTAIAPAFTRGPGLLAMSAAALAEAAPGRFALGIGASSPVVVGDWNAVAFDEPFKRTRDVLRFLRAALAGQTVDGAYDTFAVRRFTLERPPAVPPPLLLAALRPGMLRLAAAEADGVILNWLAADDVPTAVAELGGRPDGFEVVARIFVCPTSDAGHARALGRRLITTYLTVPAYAAFHRWLGRAEILDPVWRAWAAGDRRGAAAAVPDEVVDALVLHGSPEQCRDQVRRYADAGVDVPVLALLPTPELAAGGPAALTDLIARLGPAGGEGPA
- a CDS encoding SDR family oxidoreductase, with the translated sequence MNLTDRVAVITGGAGGIGAALAHRFAAEGAAAVVVADLDVDAARAVAGAVGPVAHAAGLDVTAEDQVRALVADTERRYGRIDLFCANAGIATAAGLDAADADWDRAWRVNVLAHVHSTRAVLPGMLARGQGYLLHTCSAAGLLTAVGDAPYSATKHAAVGLAEWLAVTYRDQGIRVSALCPQGVDTPMLAEGLATGHLGARVIAASGAVLHPDRVADAVIAGLAEERFLILPHPEVAQHALRRAEDPDGWQAGLRKLVRRLRA
- a CDS encoding transglutaminase domain-containing protein gives rise to the protein MVRVWRALRAAPLPLALVALVALTGVALGRVYAGGLLTRLVVGAAVGSVLVSVAARRLPSWLVAPLSVAGLAGFTAWSLRVSADAAGLPGSLAEVAADAARNGIPRLLTAMIPVEPTPDTVLVPLVAAWLAGLAAAEVALRAGRVLLGYLPPALLYAGAVYVVGPNADPAVWPTVAFAAVAALGLAVPSGRPGPAGPGPTAGLPPGVRAAVRARLAATATAGLVVVVGLAAAVGPVVAGRVDERPVDPRRYVEPPQVESLDENPLIRISGWALNPQQKLLDVATERPDAPTGAPGPAGSPAGPPGDAGNAAGSRSVRIRLAVLSDYDGVTWRVGATYRNAGRILPAAQPAPGATVETVRQEITVADLSGRLLPAVATPREVGGARVAYDPLTGTLIRPEGLTPGLRYTVTSAAERPDNNLLATADVPAGEEVARVLRVADGVPDPMRRLAAQLAEDNGAPYARAAAIEQFLAEHYRVVADAPSGHAYPNLGFFLFGPRNGGGQRGTSEQFAAAFAVLGRLSGLPTRVVVGFSSSGTGPVRAADAFAWPEVLFSGLGWVAFDPLPRPDDEPRPVEEDFRPAPEDPPPSEVPEPTVEPTQTPPPQAGPARPVDSGGLSTPVLVGGGAGGLLLLVGAVLVALAGLRRARSRARLSTGGPGQRIAGAWREVTDALRLAGRPVGGDLAATEVAEQARAALADARATRTAGATRTAGADREAGVDGTAGAVTRTAQTTAGAADPAAGAVPPDLAELAGLLNQLAFAPGAAAAEQADRAAALAGEYVTALRAARPWWRRLLWSVHPGPLRWRP
- a CDS encoding DUF58 domain-containing protein, which codes for MGITARGVGLLVAASVLLGAGFRFAYPELALLGVAAAGAVGYALLVALWRPRLEVTRRADPDRVSRGDPARMVLTVRNTGRLRAANLLAEDRCGDRTVPVPVLRLRPGRDTTVDYDVPTDRRGVVPVGPLRVTRRDPLGLVALARSYSSVVPVWVHPRIHPLTAVPTGVGRSLDGRVDGVPQGSITFDSLREYVVGDELRRVHWRTSARVGELMVRENVDTSLPRIVVLLDNRASAHPGRDPESFEAACEAAASVVAAALRADLPVSLLLVAPEGPAGEAAGAGIGPLDRLAAARLDTGDATAALRAAATRLRRDRLGDTLVFLTGPGGRGELGHLGALRGAYPSVVVGVFGATEPAPPGATGIVVVDAADGAAFAAEWDGVRRW